Proteins found in one Bombus terrestris chromosome 1, iyBomTerr1.2, whole genome shotgun sequence genomic segment:
- the LOC100647955 gene encoding dedicator of cytokinesis protein 9 isoform X4, which yields MSERKFTRGLGKPGMAAQLRETVSQVVRESTVQNKPHLVEPIDFENFVLKNKTLLQNDPQRELLLYPRDDISQVVLPRRYRTLVPTIPQTSDNEEGEENLLTKECLRSYTSNWNLIHYKYSAYSGTYLELPKITKIDDLKDEVYEIDTEVDQVDEELTKSNGITKEGYLMKGPEIGSSDRMFANIGSKSFKRRFCHLRQEVDGTYILELFKDEKKGEAKLTIVMDFCTEVIRNPKRGRYCFELRMSGTHKSYTLAADNEADMQDWLLKLSSVLQHYKQQEEKRAASLERACNTPPPSPQPMQVYGTLKGLEQSMNPQLIKYSRETDTSIALARRECRKQLFSIYPHIPHTKQQPGNCNEQNIDPYKEQFGQRIFVKCESLKFRLQAPIDEKESLCQVEPYQTTLSLYDARNGRKLTENFHFDINHEVVQEIVKELSPVGIMTESTENIKLPDDLKNIPLDWIKYPKQAIFSISNPHPDIFLVVRIDKILQGNICQTSEPYLRATKDPRLGLKVHKQVRACCQRLGNYRMPFAWAARPLFRLYSNELDTSSDFPAIYRQEGNKIKDEELLKLLSEYRKPEKLSKLTVIPGWLKIKIESITDLPDNTLSTSLAALKPFPLPPISEPTLEIAEFESTSEKDVHPYTTYINHLYVYPQTLCFDTQKIFTRARNIACVIELRDNDCENATPLRCIYGRPGAPLLCLRASCAVLHHNAVPSWYEEIKIRLPSKLHAKHHLLFSFYHISCDMNKKKENGVENCVGYAWSPLLHKGRLNVDMDMNVQTLPVATHLPPGYLSIQPLGLGKGNAGPEIIWVDSQRPVFTVAFQLISTVFTRDVHLHNLFAHMERILDTKLGAVPADSETCKILKAAHAVQLVTVITFLPTILNQLFTLLTCTTNEEVGWYIIRVLIHFINMVHEAGRKETLQAYIKFVFVPPSQGNGIITVHEQLGKHLPTLLQPSNTDFLVVNKFMHHSSFFFEIMIKSMAQHLLSTGRIKMHRNERFSKEYHEKIRSLVEVIMPYLMNKYKEMPVETHELNKSLAQFLKRCLTFMDRGFVFRLINSYMDNFSPGDQRTLHDFKFTFLQIICSHEHYVSFNLPMMQSRIISKDLINEYCLSEDFCKHHFLVGLLMQEVRTSLNEIVQIRKVAISTLRDLMAKHELDDRYQNKGQLSRIASTYIPWLGIVLENLHRLQSIHDSSKTEVRQNGTNRISTSSSFLANKDTASTTATTGTPKSIHRLTLHLETQSPIRASMHLRDSTYFAAIAGQGLVNGYSCTSIESDTSTISGASQSNISQETTIIREPVENGTGEKKRHSRSLSVTQSSPRCDKLQSSEVKDILLCFLFVIKYLGDHQVIAWWQQCSDCEILSFFTVIEMSLHHFKYIGKRQIAANMVNSSGKPRTVKAMTLPARMAPPDFSNDGPATSTLQPHNTTARENLVESDSGKMHQALLEANMATEVGLIALDCLGLFCIHFKDVLLTTDGDNPIMQKVFSIYLSFLQVGQSETLLRHVFASFRAFLNNYSIILFQGNAVLCGRLCYELLRCCNSKLSSIRQESCALLYLLMRSNFEFTSRKGLTRVHLQVIISVSQMLGNVIGLNNSRFQESLSLINSYASSDKVMKGTGFPVEVKDLNKRIRTVLMATAQMREHNNDPEMLVDLQHSLANSYASTPELRHTWLETMARNHARDGNFSEAACCQLHIAALIAEYLKLRKVHTWGAEAFDKISENISRDECSLKLDAGVQDIHYNEYILLEQLELCAEMLEKAERFELLGHLYRLIVPMYEAKRNYEALANCYSHLAQACNKIVEVTKSGKRLLGRFYRVAFFGTAYFEDENGQEYIYKEPKVTSLSEISERLHHLYSEKFGSENVKMIMDSIPIDITELDSKIAYIQVTHVTPYFEKYELETRQTEFEQNHNISCFMFETPFTKEGKARGIPEEQWKRRTILTTQYSFPYIKKRILVIEKRIMELSPIEVALDEMRQRVQELEDVALIGPTDVKKLQLRLQGSICVTVNAGPLAYASAFLDPALSPQYPDDKVEELKDVFREFVKICYTALQINSKLITSDQHEYQEVLRENYQKLCQNLSSLLGEPIWPDEQVGNFKRNSAALFSAISGANNHTSTA from the exons ATGAGCGAAAGGAAGTTTACCCGTGGCCTGGGTAAACCGGGCATGGCCGCTCAATTACGAGAGACCGTCTCTCAGGTAGTACGAGAGAGTACCGTACAG aaTAAGCCACATCTAGTAGAACCCatagattttgaaaattttgtattaaagaATAAAACTTTATTACAAAACGACCCCCAGAGAGAACTCCTGCTATACCCTAGGGATGATATTTCA CAAGTGGTATTACCTAGAAGATACCGTACTCTTGTACCAACTATACCACAAACTTCAGATAATGAGGAAGGGGAAGAGAATCTTCTTACAAAAGAATGTTTACGAAGTTACACATCTAATTGGAAtctcatacattataaatattcagCATATAGTGGAACTTATCTTGAGTTAcctaa aaTAACAAAAATAGATGATCTAAAAGATGAAGTGTATGAAATTGATACGGAAGTAGACCAAGTTGATGag GAATTAACAAAGAGTAATGGAATAACAAAGGAAGGTTATTTAATGAAAGGACCAGAAATTGGTAGTAGTGACCGCATGTTTGCAAATATTGGTTCAAAATCATTTAAGAGAAGGTTTTGTCACCTTCGTCAAGAAGTTGATGGCACATACATTCTTGAACTTTTTAAAGATGAAAAAAAGGGTGAAGCTAAACTGACGATAGTAATGGATTTTTGCACTGAAGTTATTAGAAATCCAAAACGTGGAAGATATTGTTTTGAATTAAGAATGAGTGGGACTCATAAATCGTACACATTAGCAGCAGACAATGAAGCAGATATGCAGGATTGGTTATTAAAGTTAAGCTCAGTATTACAGCATTATAAGCAACAAGAAGAAAAACGTGCTGCTTCGTTAGAGAGAGCATGCAATAcacctcctccttctcctcaaCCTATGCAG GTTTATGGAACACTCAAAGGCTTAGAACAAAGTATGAATCCACAACTGATAAAGTATTCTAGGGAAACAGATACTAGTATTGCATTAGCGAGACGAGAATGTCGTAAACAATTGTTTAGTATTTATCCTCATATTCCACATACTAAACAACAACCAGGCAATTGTAACGAACAGAATATTGATCCATACAAAGAACAATTTGGGCAgagaatttttgtaaaatgtgaAAGTCTTAAATTTAGATTACAAGCACCAATAGATGAGAAAGAATCATTATGTCAGGTGGAACCATATCAAACTACACTAAGTCTTTATGATGCAAGAAATGGCAGGAAGCTAactgaaaattttcattttgatattaATCATGAGGTTGTTCAAGAAATAGTAAAAGAATTAAGTCCTGTAGGTATTATGACAGAATCTACAGAAAATATTAAACTACCAGATGATCTGAAAAATATACCACTAGATTGGATTAAATATCCAAAACAG gcCATATTTAGTATTAGTAATCCGCACCCTGATATATTTTTGGTTGTAagaatagataaaatattacaagGGAATATATGCCAAACTTCTGAACCATATTTAAGGGCTACAAAAGATCCACGATTAGGTTTAAAAGTACATAAACAAGTTAGAGCATGTTGCCAAAG atTGGGAAATTATAGAATGCCGTTTGCTTGGGCTGCCAGACCATTATTTAGATTATATAGTAATGAATTAGATACGTCATCAGACTTTCCTGCAATATATAGGcaagaaggaaataaaataaaagatgaagAATTACTCAAACTCCTTTCAGAGTATAGAAA gcCTGAAAAACTTAGTAAATTGACTGTGATACCTGGTTGGTTGAAAATAAAGATTGAGTCAATTACAGATTTACCTGACA ATACATTATCTACATCTTTAGCAGCTTTAAAGCCATTTCCATTACCGCCAATATCTGAACCAACTCTTGAGATTGCAGAGTTTGAAAGTACTTCAGAGAAAGATGTTCATCCATACACGACTTATATTAACCATCTTTATGTATATCCACAAACTCTTTGCTTTGATACTCAAAAAATATTCACCAGAGCTAGAAACATTGCGTGCGTTATTGAATTACGAGACAATGATTGTGAAAATGCCACACCTTTAAGG TGTATATATGGAAGACCTGGTGCTCCACTTTTATGCTTACGAGCATCTTGCGCGGTTTTACATCACAATGCAGTTCCTTCTTGGTATGAGGAAATTAAAATAAGGTTACCATCAAAACTTCATGCCAAGCATCATttactcttttctttttaccatATAAGTTGTGATAtgaacaagaaaaaagaaaatggtgtTGAAAATTGTGTTGGTTATGCTTGGTCTCCATTGTTGCATAAAGGAAG ATTAAATGTGGATATGGATATGAATGTACAAACACTACCTGTTGCAACACATTTACCACCAGGATATCTTTCAATACAACCTTTAGGACTAGGAAAAGgg AATGCTGGACCGGAAATTATATGGGTTGATTCTCAACGGCCGGTATTTACAGTAGCATTTCAATTGATTTCAACTGTATTTACACGTGATGtacatttacataatttatttgcTCATATGGAACGCATCCTAGATACAAAACTAGGAGCGGTACCAGCGGATTCGGAAACATGCAAAATATTAAAAGCTGCTCATGCAGTACAATTAGTTACAGTTATTACATTTCTTCCTACTATATTGAATCAGTTATTTACATTGTTAACATGTACTACAAATGAAGAAGTTGGATGGTATATTATAAGAGTATTAATACATTTCATAAATATGGTGCATGAAGCTGGTAGGAAAGAAACACTTCAGGCTTATATTAAG TTTGTTTTTGTACCACCTTCTCAAGGAAATGGTATTATAACAGTTCATGAACAATTAGGAAAACATCTTCCTACATTATTGCAGCCAAGTAATACTGACTTTCTAgtagtaaataaatttatgcATCATTCCAGTTTCTTTTTTGAGATAATGATTAAGAGTATGGCACAACATTTGCTTTCGACAGGAAGGATAAAA aTGCATAGAAATGAAAGATTTTCAAAAGAATATCATGAAAAAATTCGAAGTTTAGTGGAAGTTATTATGCCTTATCTTATGAACAAATATAAAGAAATGCCAGTTGAAACACATGAATTAAACAAAAGTCTTGcacaatttttaaaa CGATGCCTTACATTTATGGATCGTGGGTTTGTTTTCCGTTTAATAAATTCATACATGGACAATTTCTCTCCTGGAGATCAACGTACACTACatgattttaaatttacattcttGCAAATAATCTGTTCACACGAGCATTATGTGTCTTTCAATTTACCAATGATGCAATCACGAATCATTTCCAAAG atttaataaatgaatattgTTTGTCAGAAGATTTTTGCAAACATCATTTCTTAGTTGGACTGTTAATGCAAGAAGTTAGAACCTCCTTAaatgaaattgtacaaattcGTAAAGTGGCAATATCTACATTAAGAGATTTAATGGCAAAGCATGAACTTGATGATAGATATCAGAATAAg gGTCAATTAAGTAGGATAGCATCCACTTACATACCATGGCTAGGTATTGTATTGGAAAATCTACATCGATTGCAATCTATACATGATAGCAGTAAAACAGAAGTTAGGCAAAATGGCACAAATAGAATATCAACTAGTAGTTCATTTTTGGCAAATAAAGATACTGCGAGTACTACTGCGACCACTGGAACTCCAAAATCAATACATAG GCTTACATTACATTTGGAAACTCAATCTCCAATAAGGGCGTCTATGCATCTACGAGATTCTACATACTTTGCAGCCATAGCAGGCCAAGGATTAGTTAATGGATATTCTTGTACTAGTATAGAATCAGATACATCAACAATATCTGGTGCTTCTCAATCGAATATATCTCAAGAAACTACTATTATCCGTGAACCTGTCGAAAATGGTACTGgcgaaaaaaaaagacattCTCGTTCTTTAAGTGTTACACAATCGTCACCTAGATGCGATAAATTGCAGTCGTCGGAAGTTAAGGatattttactttgttttctatttgtaataaaatacttAGGTGATCATCAAGTTATTGCTTGGTGGCAACAATGCAGCGATTGTGAAATTTTAAGTTTCTTTACAGTAATTGA AATGAGCCttcatcattttaaatatattgggAAAAGGCAAATAGCTGCAAACATGGTAAATAGTTCTGGAAAGCCTCGAACAGTGAAAGCAATGACATTACCAGCTAGAATGGCACCTCCAGATTTTTCTAACGATGGACCCGCTACTAGTACTTTACAACCACATAATACTACTGCACGAGAAAATCTTGTTGAAAGCGATAGTGGGAAAATGCATCAAGCTTTATTAGAAGCGAATATGGCGACAGAAGTTGGTCTAATTGCATTGGACTGTTTAGGATTATTTTGTATTCATTTTAag GATGTGCTTCTAACAACAGATGGTGATAATCCCATAATGCAGAAAGtatttagtatatatttatCGTTTTTGCAAGTTGGACAGTCTGAAACCTTATTACGGCACGTTTTTGCCAGTTTCAGagcctttttaaataattactctATAATTCTATTTCAAG GAAATGCTGTATTATGTGGACGTTTATGTTACGAATTATTACGTTGTTGTAATAGTAAGTTAAGTTCCATTCGGCAGGAATCTTGTGCTTTACTTTATCTTCTTATGAGAAGCAATTTTGAGTTCACCAGTAGGAAAGGACTAACTAGGGTTCACTTACAA gTAATTATATCTGTTTCTCAAATGCTTGGAAATGTTATtggattaaataattcaagGTTCCAAGAATCACTATCATTAATAAATAGCTATGCTTCTTCTGATAAAGTGATGAAGGGTACTGGTTTTCCAGTTGAAGTTAAAGATCTGAATAAAAGAATTAGGACTGTTTTGATGGCCACAGCTCAAATGAGAGAACATAACAACGATCCTGAAATGTTGGTAGACCTACAACATAGTTTAGCTAATTCTTATGCTAGTACACCTGAATTGAGACATACATGGTTAGAAACTATGGCTAGAAATCACGCAAGAGATGGAAATTTTTCAGAG GCTGCTTgttgtcaattacatattgcTGCATTAATAGCAGAGTATTTAAAATTGAGAAAAGTTCATACGTGGGGTGCAGAAGCCTTTGACAAGATTTCTGAAAACATCTCTAGAGATGAATGCAGTCTTAAACTTGATGCTG GTGTGCAAGATATTCATTACAACGAATATATACTTCTTGAACAATTAGAACTTTGTGCTGAAATGTTAGAGAAAGCAGAACGATTTGAACTTCTTGGACATTTGTACAGATTAATAGTTCCTATGTATGAAGCGAAAAGAAATTATGAAGCTTTAGCAAATTGTTATTCTCATTTGGCACAAGCCTGTAATAAAATTGTTGAAGTTACAAAGTCCGGAAAAAGACTTCTTGGAAGATTTTATAGAGTTGCATTTTTTGGCAcg GCATATTTTGAGGATGAAAATGGGCAAGAGTACATTTATAAAGAACCAAAAGTTACATCCTTATCTGAAATTTCAGAACGTCTCCATCATCTCTACTCTGAAAAATTTGGTTCAGAAAATGTTAAAATGATAATGGATTCTATACCTATCGATATAACCGAATTAGATTCAAAAATAGCGTATATTCAAGTGACACACGTTACACcttatttcgaaaaatatgaGTTAGAAACACGACAAACAGAGTTTGAACAGAATCATAATATATCATGTTTTATGTTTGAAACTCCATTCACTAAAGAAGGAAAAGCTAGAGGTATTCCAGAAGAACAATGGAAACGTAGAACAATTCTTACAA CACAATATTCTTTTCCATACATTAAAAAACGTATTTTAGTTATTGAAAAACGAATAATGGAACTGAGCCCAATCGAAGTCGCTTTAGATGAAATGCGACAACGTGTCCAAGAATTAGAAGATGTAGCTCTTATAGGACCAACAGACgtgaaaaaattgcaattaagaTTACAAGGAAGTATATGTGTTACAGTAAATGCTGGACCACTCGCATACGCTTCCGCATTTTTAGATCCTGCACTGTCTCCACAATATCCAGATGATAAAGTTGAAGAACTAAAAGATGTTTTCAG agaatttgttaaaatatgttacacagctctgcaaataaatagtaagtTGATTACATCTGATCAGCATGAATATCAAGAAGTGTTACGTGagaattatcaaaaactttGCCAAAATTTGTCATCATTACTTGGGGAACCTATTTGGCCTGATGAACAAGTTGGAAATTTTAAACGTAATAGCGCTGCTTTATTTAGTGCTATCAGTGGTGCTAATAATCACACAAGTACAGCTTAA